A single region of the Podospora pseudopauciseta strain CBS 411.78 chromosome 1, whole genome shotgun sequence genome encodes:
- the N19M gene encoding n19m, NADH-ubiquinone oxidoreductase 9.5 kDa subunit (COG:C; EggNog:ENOG503P6WN) codes for MSGATPRFWATPLKYCRWAARERPSLFWSCVIAGFGPLHLIVVPPVRRALGDYDAPQIPMTYPVPTTPRKKLTGYGDETE; via the exons atgTCCGGCGCAACCCCCCGCTTCTGggccacccccctcaaatACTGCCGCTGGGCCGCCCGCGAGCGCCCTTCCCTCTTCTGGTCCTGCGTCATCGCCGGCTTCGGCCCTCTGCACCTCATCGTTGTCCCTCCTGTCCGCCGCGCCCTGGGCGACTATGACGCGCCTCAGATCCCCATGACTTATCCCG TGCCAACTAcgccgaggaagaagttgACGGGATACGGTGACGAGACGGAGTAA
- the ISY1 gene encoding NineTeen Complex (NTC) component (EggNog:ENOG503NWY7; COG:A; BUSCO:EOG09264IOS), which translates to MARNSEKAQSMLFRFREAQAADLGIIDAGRTRRPRAITEQTSIPACEKWRGQVLKEISRKVSRIQDISLSDYQIRDLNDEINKLMREKHMWEIQIKNLGGPNYMRGGGKVYDEAGREIQGGGKGYRYFGRAKELPGVKELFEAATKKREEEEKPLEERMDLNRRNVDAGYYGYAPGEEDELLLEYEKFKEKEAFEALRKAGNKEAPPGWEPLPGDIGDGGVWELPTLDEVQQELIDRRRARLLDKLQ; encoded by the exons ATG gCGCGCAACTCCGAAAAAGCCCAGTCCATGCTCTTCCGCTTCCGCGAAGCCCAAGCCGCCGACCTCGGAATCATCGACGCAGGCCGAACCCGCCGTCCCCGCGCCATCACCGAGCAAACATCCATCCCCGCCTGCGAGAAATGGCGTGGCCAGGTCCTCAAAGAAATCTCCCGCAAGGTCTCCCGAATCCAAGACATCTCTCTCTCCGACTACCAAATCCGCGACCTGAACGATGAGATCAACAAGCTCATGCGGGAGAAACACATGTGGGAGATCCAAATCAAGAACCTGGGCGGGCCGAATTACatgaggggtggggggaaggtGTATGATGAGGCTGGGAGGGAGATTCAaggtggtgggaaggggtaTAGGTATTTTGGACGGGCGAAGGAGCTGCCGGGGGTGAAAGAGCTGTTTGAGGCGGCgacgaagaaaagggaagaggaggagaagccgttggaggagaggatggattTGAATAGGAGGAACGTGGATGCGGGGTATTATGGTTATGCgcctggggaggaggatgagctgTTGCTGGAGTATGAGAAattcaaggagaaggaggcgttTGAGGCGCTGAGGAAGGCGGGGAACAAAGAGGCACCGCCGGGGTGGGAGCCATTGCCGGGTGAtattggggatgggggagtgTGGGAGTTGCCGACGTTGGATGAGGTGCAGCAGGAGCTGATTgacaggaggagggcgaggttgttggatAAATTACAGTAA
- the WBP1 gene encoding oligosaccharyl transferase glycoprotein complex, beta subunit (EggNog:ENOG503NWIM; COG:G), which produces MDRSPKMLRSTSPLLSLFAFLLCWGAALVSAVSTSGNRLLAVFDEVGEKENYSKFLGDLEGRGFQITYETPKSESLVLFHLGERAYDHVIFFPTKTKGLGPNLTPQILVNFLNAKGNILHTLSSETTTPNTLVSLLAELDITLPTERTGLVVDHFSYDTLSAAETHDVLALPPPVPVRSDISPLFSAGAPKDALLAFPHGVGAVLGPREHLTPILRAPKTAYSYNPKEHADVLDAADLFAAGQQLSLVTAFQAINSARFVLLGSAEMLQDKWFVTEIAAPGGKSVKTFNREFAKRVSAWAFQELGVLRVNWIEHHLNEVAAVNESNPHIYRVKNDVTYTISLSEYAYDKWTSFSLPANDVLQLEFSMLSPFHRLRLTLDETRSTPEASAYTVSFKLPDQHGIFNFKVNYKRPFFTNVEEKNTVSVRHMAHDEWPRSFVISGAWPWIAGIGATVSGWVVFVALWMYSAPTDKKVGSKKTN; this is translated from the exons ATGGATCGATCGCCCAAGATGTTACGGTCAACATCGCCGCTCCTTTCGTTATTTGCTTTCCTGCTATGCTGGGGGGCTGCGCTTGTGTCGGCTGTTAGCACCTCCGGCAACAGGTTGCTGGCTGTGTTTGATGAAGTGGGCGAGAAGGAGAATTATAGCAAGTTTTTGGGCGATTTAGAGG GCAGAGGATTCCAAATCACATATGAGACCCCCAAGAGCGAgtccctcgtcctcttccacctcggcGAACGAGCTTATGATCATGTCATCTTCTTCCCGACCAAGACAAAGG GACTCGGCCCCAACCTGACGCCCCAAATTCTCGTCAACTTCCTCAACGCCAAGGGCAACATCCTccacaccctctcctccgagACtacaacccccaacaccctcgtctccctcctcgccgagctcgacatcaccctccccactgAACGCACCGGCCTCGTGGTCGACCACTTCTCCTACGAtaccctctccgccgccgaAACCCACGATGTTCTcgccctccctccacccgTCCCAGTGCGCAGTGatatctcccccctcttctccgccGGCGCCCCCAAAgacgccctcctcgccttcccccACGGCGTTGGCGCTGTCCTCGGCCCCCGCGAGCATCTgacccccatcctccgcgCCCCCAAGACCGCCTACTCCTACAACCCCAAGGAGCATGCCGACGTCCTCGATGCCGCCGACCTCTTTGCCGCCGGCCAGCAGCTCTCCCTCGTCACCGCTTTCCAAGCGATCAACTCTGCCCGTTTTGTCCTTCTCGGTTCTGCCGAAATGCTCCAAGACAAGTGGTTCGTCACCGAGATCGCCGCCCCAGGTGGTAAATCCGTCAAGACCTTCAACCGCGAGTTCGCCAAGCGTGTCTCCGCCTGGGCGTTCCAGGAGTTGGGTGTTTTGAGGGTGAACTGGATCGAGCACCACCTCAACGAGGTGGCTGCTGTTAACGAGTCAAACCCCCATATCTACAGGGTAAAGAATGATGTT ACCtacaccatctccctctcggAATACGCCTATGACAAGTggacctccttctccctccccgccaacgACGTCCTCCAGCTCGAGTTCTCCATgctctcccccttccaccgcTTGCGTCTGACCCTCGACGAGACCCGCTCCACCCCCGAAGCCTCGGCTTACACCGTCTCGTTCAAACTCCCCGATCAGCACGGCATCTTCAACTTCAAGGTCAATTACAAGcgccccttcttcaccaacgtcgaggagaagaacaCTGTGTCTGTCAGACACATGGCCCACGACGAGTGGCCCCGCAGCTTTGTCATTAGCGGTGCCTGGCCTTGGATTGCGGGCATCGGCGCGACGGTGAgcgggtgggtggtgtttgttgcTTTGTGGATGTACAGTGCCCCTACGGATAAGAAGGTGGGGAGCAAAAAGACCAACTAG